The following proteins come from a genomic window of Nothobranchius furzeri strain GRZ-AD chromosome 1, NfurGRZ-RIMD1, whole genome shotgun sequence:
- the slc35e3 gene encoding solute carrier family 35 member E3 → MTGQMFGFSANRRIIAGLLVNLLSSICIVFINKWIYVHYGFPNMTLTLVHFVVTWLGLYICQKMDIFSPKNLPVRRIVWLALSFCGFVAFTNLSLQNNSIGTYQLAKAMTTPVIILIQTTYYKKTFSTKIKLTLVPITLGVMLNSYYDVRFNLLGLVFASLGVLVTSLYQVWVGAKQHELQVNSMQLLYYQAPLSSAFLLGIIPMFEPLSGDGGIFGPWSLPALMTVLFSGVVAFLVNLSIYWIIGNTSAVTYNMFGHFKFCITLTGGYLLFHEPLSLNQALGILCTLAGILSYTHFKLVEQEEGKSRLAQRPNSDLNV, encoded by the exons ATGACCGGGCAGATGTTCGGCTTTTCCGCCAACAGACGCATCATCGCTGGCCTGCTGGTCAACCTCCTGTCCTCCATTTGCATCGTCTTCATCAACAAATGGATCTATGTCCACTACGGCTTCCCCAACATGACTTTAACCCTCGTCCATTTTGTAGTCACCTGGCTGGGACTCTATATCTGCCAAAAAATGGACATTTTTTCTCCAAAGAACCTTCCAGTGCGCCGGATTGTGTGGCTGGCGCTCAGCTTCTGTGGGTTTGTGGCGTTCACCAACCTCTCCCTGCAGAACAACTCGATAGGAACGTACCAGCTGGCCAAAGCCATGACCACGCCCGTCATCATCCTCATCCAGACCACGTACTACAAGAAGACCTTCTCCACCAagattaaactgacactg GTGCCCATAACTTTAGGGGTGATGCTGAACTCCTACTACGATGTTCGGTTCAATCTGTTGGGGTTGGTGTTTGCTAGTCTGGGAGTTCTGGTGACATCACTTTATCAAGTG TGGGTGGGGGCTAAACAACATGAGCTCCAGGTGAACTCCATGCAGCTCCTGTACTACCAG GCTCCTCTGTCGTCAGCGTTCCTCCTCGGCATCATTCCCATGTTTGagcctctgagtggagacggggGGATATTTGGACCATGGTCTCTTCCTGCTCTG ATGACCGTCCTGTTCTCAGGTGTGGTGGCGTTCCTGGTCAACCTGTCGATTTACTGGATCATTGGGAACACCTCGGCTGTCAC CTACAACATGTTTGGTCATTTTAAGTTTTGCATCACTCTGACTGGAGGATACCTGCTCTTCCACGAGCCGCTTTCACTCAACCAG GCGTTGGGGATCCTTTGCACCCTGGCAGGAATCCTGTCCTACACTCACTTCAAGCTGGTGGAACAGGAGGAGGGGAAGAGCCGCCTCGCTCAGAGACC aaactctGATCTTAACGTCTGA